One segment of Triticum aestivum cultivar Chinese Spring chromosome 2A, IWGSC CS RefSeq v2.1, whole genome shotgun sequence DNA contains the following:
- the LOC123191193 gene encoding disease resistance protein PIK6-NP-like isoform X1, which translates to MEAVGVVSALLGLLPSLAKLLTNEERLEETLKGELTNLKDELMSMDAFLGDVSSMPPDQLESQVKLRAREVRELSHAIETHLHYFMARIELTKGALLPAMSKRKINEEMESYIKQIMLKIKKVSARHGPYPSKSSLESTSTWEAGTPMFSMDTSESNHVGLEGAIAKLTKKLSHGDHVSIVGMGGMGKTTLARAVYDKMKGDFDCAAFVHIGQRADVKKVLMYIFDGLHMEIYGHEPDQHQLTNQLQNFLVDKRCLIVIDDIWDKGTWNFVERVFKCSAGIKIITTTRNRNIAKGVGGTVYTMKPLSPTNSKELLRTKAEVKSHDAEFDTLSDKVLHKCGGVPIAITMIGNMLAKIQSKDWHMVYDSIGLDARKDWAFEDIKMVFAYSYYALPYNIKKCFLYLSLFPEGHWIEKNMLIWRWVAEGLVPDGLFETGETYFKELVDRCMIQWAVSPCGLSPGGCRVHILMHRFIRDLSSSENFSTVLDLGMKQASTSQTGPIHRLVIHKGQNQNSSLEVEEVLSFYACTGSGLPPLRRFKWLRVIDLENCDLSVGDCNLEQLGRLKVLKYVGLVGTPIAKLPWKIGHLELLQMLDVTATGIRELPPFVGELRKLRCLRAGKGTRMMGRVGKLTCLEELWLHSAEKSPDFAAELQKLSKMRVLVIHFDEVDEGMQKKLVESLVHLNKLQVLHFWFSTGGKVRLDSWEDNVPFPELRQLLLFRAILPKQKSWIHHLSAPKLYKLLLQVETLQAEHLEILGQMSSLCFLSLHMEDKYRLEYLYTNIELVCGDAALPRIHKLELARVRVGTDIGLRGNMPLLERATYHLDCRDCDLVEVQKAEEELRQASQAHPNSPVLTITRWNDDVCSSSFQGPSWSDSEDEGQASTDSMSACLNDHFTDNVEPAPPKADTGSALSLLNSSDGATLLSEEAAESTIGPVLSGGYCYINQAGYLDCRDTTSGERLNNAEAMEPTSLKMELLRKITKNFTEERVLGKGAYAKVYRGVCDDGQVVAVKLLYNLKRTIDDKQFIREFINLMMLKHPNIVGLVGYCYETQRQHADFEGTIVFGETTHKALCFEYMPEGSLSKHLSDECNGLDWQTRYKIIKGACEGLRYLHEGLGKPLYHLDLKPDNILLDEKMAPKLADFGLSKFYGEEQTRMTQSPIGTIGYTPPEYLFGRKVSKKFDIFSMGVVMTKIIAGPSDHDTHDERQKEFLDQVQGNWRKRLQIPSSSPEQLEAQCQQVKRCTEIALSCMDMDWRRRPSIVNILDELNETEKCIEKATNYEQDPSPPIASTSSVV; encoded by the exons ATGGAGGCGGTAGGGGTAGTTTCCGCGCTTTTGGGCCTCCTGCCCTCCCTTGCGAAGCTGCTCACCAACGAGGAGCGCCTGGAAGAGACCTTGAAGGGCGAGCTGACGAATCTCAAGGACGAGCTGATGAGCATGGATGCTTTCCTTGGGGATGTCTCCAGCATGCCACCGGACCAGCTTGAGTCGCAAGTGAAGCTCAGGGCGCGTGAGGTCAGGGAGCTGTCTCATGCCATCGAGACACACCTCCACTACTTCATGGCGCGCATCGAGTTGACCAAGGGCGCTCTTCTTCCTGCCATGAGCAAGAGGAAAATTAACGAAGAGATGGAAAGCTACATCAAACAAATCATGTTGAAGATTAAGAAGGTGAGTGCACGGCATGGACCGTATCCTTCTAAGAGTTCCCTGGAAAGTACTTCCACATGGGAAGCGGGCACTCCTATGTTTTCCATGGACACCAGTGAATCTAACCATGTTGGCCTAGAAGGGGCAATTGCCAAGCTAACCAAGAAGCTGTCCCATGGCGACCATGTCTCCATTGTCGGGATGGGGGGGATGGGCAAGACCACCCTTGCTCGAGCAGTCTACGACAAGATGAAAGGTGATTTTGATTGTGCAGCTTTTGTTCACATCGGCCAGAGAGCTGACGTGAAGAAGGTTCTGATGTACATCTTCGACGGACTTCACATGGAGATCTATGGTCATGAACCAGACCAACACCAGCTAACCAACCAGCTGCAAAATTTCCTGGTGGATAAGAG GTGTTTAATTGTCATCGACGATATATGGGATAAGGGAACATGGAACTTTGTTGAGCGTGTTTTTAAGTGTAGTGCTGGAATTAAAATCATCACCACGACTCGTAACCGCAATATTGCCAAAGGAGTTGGTGGCACAGTGTACACAATGAAACctctttcccctaccaactcaaAAGAGTTGCTCCGAACCAAAGCTGAAGTTAAAAGCCATGATGCAGAGTTTGATACACTGTCAGATAAAGTTTTGCATAAATGTGGTGGTGTGCCAATAGCTATCACTATGATAGGTAACATGCTTGCTAAAATTCAAAGCAAGGACTGGCATATGGTGTATGATTCTATTGGTCTGGATGCGCGCAAGGACTGGGCTTTCGAGGACATAAAGATGGTGTTTGCTTATAGTTATTATGCTCTACCCTATAATATCAAGAAATGCTTTTTGTACCTAAGCCTGTTCCCAGAAGGCCACTGGATCGAGAAGAATATGTTAATATGGAGGTGGGTCGCTGAAGGCCTTGTTCCTGATGGGTTATTTGAGACTGGGGAGACCTATTTCAAGGAGCTAGTAGATAGGTGCATGATCCAGTGGGCAGTGAGCCCTTGTGGCCTCAGCCCAGGTGGTTGCCGTGTCCACATTTTGATGCATCGCTTCATCCGCGACTTGTCAAGCAGCGAGAATTTCTCCACTGTACTAGACCTAGGCATGAAGCAGGCGAGCACATCCCAAACTGGACCCATTCATAGACTAGTCATCCACAAGGGCCAAAATCAAAACAGTAGCCTGGAAGTGGAGGAGGTGTTGTCATTCTATGCATGCACCGGTAGTGGCTTGCCACCACTCCGGAGGTTTAAATGGCTTCGTGTGATAGATCTGGAGAACTGTGATTTATCCGTCGGAGATTGCAATCTGGAGCAGCTCGGCAGATTGAAAGTGCTGAAGTATGTTGGGCTTGTCGGCACACCCATAGCCAAGCTCCCATGGAAGATAGGACACCTCGAGCTCCTACAGATGCTCGACGTGACGGCAACTGGCATCAGAGAGCTGCCACCGTTCGTCGGAGAGCTAAGGAAGCTTAGGTGCCTGCGTGCTGGGAAGGGCACGAGGATGATGGGTCGGGTAGGGAAGCTGACATGCCTGGAAGAGTTGTGGCTGCACTCGGCGGAAAAGTCCCCAGACTTCGCCGCCGAGCTCCAGAAGCTGAGCAAGATGCGGGTGCTGGTGATCCACTTCGATGAGGTGGATGAGGGCATGCAGAAGAAGCTGGTGGAATCCCTGGTCCATCTGAACAAGCTCCAGGTCCTGCATTTCTGGTTCAGCACAGGGGGAAAGGTCCGCCTTGACAGCTGGGAAGACAATGTGCCCTTCCCAGAGCTCCGCCAGCTGCTGCTGTTCAGGGCCATCCTACCCAAGCAGAAATCGTGGATCCATCACTTGTCTGCTCCAAAACTCTACAAACTACTGCTGCAGGTGGAGACCTTGCAGGCAGAACACCTGGAGATCCTTGGGCAGATGTCGTCACTCTGCTTCCTCTCCCTCCACATGGAGGATAAGTATCGGTTGGAATATCTCTACACGAACATAGAGCTGGTATGCGGGGACGCGGCGCTGCCAAGGATCCACAAGCTGGAGCTGGCCCGTGTGAGGGTGGGAACGGACATTGGCCTGCGGGGAAACATGCCTCTACTCGAGAGGGCCACATACCACCTCGACTGCAGGGATTGCGACCTCGTGGAGGTGCAGAAGGCAGAAGAAGAGCTAAGGCAGGCGAGCCAAGCCCACCCCAACAGTCCAGTCCTCACCATAACAAGATGGAACGATGACGTATGTTCCTCTTCATTTCAG GGACCGAGCTGGAGTGATTCTGAAGATGAAGGACAAGCCTCTACCGACAGCATGTCAGCTTGTCTCAACGACCATTTTACAGACAATGTCGAGCCAGCGCCACCTAAG GCCGACACTGGCAGTGCACTCTCCTTGCTTAACAGCTCGGATGGAGCCACTCTTTTGTCGGAGGAAGCTGCCGAGTCAACAATCGGTCCTGTTCTCTCTGGTGGCTATTGCTACATCAACCAAGCTGGCTACCTAGATTGCAG AGACACAACCTCTGGGGAAAGGTTAAACAATGCTGAAGCCATGGAGCCAACAAGTCTAAAGATGGAATTATTAAGAAAGATCACAAAGAATTTCACCGAGGAGCGAGTACTTGGTAAAGGTGCATATGCAAAAGTTTACAGG GGTGTGTGCGATGATGGACAAGTGGTTGCTGTGAAGCTGCTCTATAATCTAAAGCGAACAATTGATGATAAAcaattcatacgtgagtttataaACCTTATGATGCTAAAGCATCCGAACATCGTAGGGTTAGTTGGCTACTGCTACGAAACACAACGTCAACATGCGGACTTTGAAGGAACCATTGTTTTTGGTGAAACAACACACAAAGCACTTTGCTTCGAGTATATGCCTGAGGGGAGCCTGAGTAAGCATCTGTCCG ATGAATGCAATGGACTTGATTGGCAAACACGTTACAAAATTATCAAAGGGGCATGTGAAGGTTTAAGATACCTTCATGAAGGATTGGGTAAACCACTTTATCATCTGGACCTGAAACCAGACAATATACTTCTAGATGAAAAGATGGCCCCGAAACTTGCAGATTTTGGTTTGTCCAAGTTCTACGGAGAAGAACAAACCAGGATGACACAAAGTCCTATTGGAACTAT TGGATACACGCCGCCGGAATACTTATTTGGAAGAAAGGTCTCGAAGAAGTTTGACATATTTAGCATGGGTGTTGTAATGACAAAGATAATTGCAGGGCCTAGCGACCACGACACACATGATGAAAGGCAAAAAGAGTTTCTTGATCAA GTACAAGGAAATTGGAGAAAAAGGTTGCAGATTCCATCGAGTTCTCCTGAGCAACTAGAAGCACAATGCCAACAAGTGAAAAGATGCACTGAGATTGCATTGAGCTGCATGGACATGGATTGGCGCAGAAGGCCAAGTATAGTTAATATCCTAGATGAACTCAATGAGACTGAAAAATGTATTGAAAAGGCTACTAATTATGAACAAGATCCATCACCACCAATTGCTTCCACTTCAAGCGTTGTTTAA